The following are encoded together in the Pseudoalteromonas ruthenica genome:
- a CDS encoding MipA/OmpV family protein, which yields MLGTHSRLLAMFLIAAVFSAPSARGEEVALNQWHVGANLGYGSMTNPLHGGDNLPLILIPDIAYYGESWYFDNAQLGYTFVEHSEHVLSVVTEFNPETRFFVDWHPSRVFALQGNSFASMEMDGPRVVDIHDVRKRQWALDVGLEYHYFSSAGQVTVNALADTTSVYNGWRADISWRNSYRMQRWIVEPTVGIKYANAEMNTYFYGLQQQEVTGLDALSLGSTLQPYANIDVSFILNKRNALRFHVGYIDYHSLASDSPLFEESSAVTAFIGLKHVF from the coding sequence ATGCTTGGCACGCACAGTCGACTATTGGCTATGTTTCTGATCGCTGCGGTGTTTAGCGCGCCGTCGGCACGAGGTGAGGAAGTCGCGCTAAATCAGTGGCATGTAGGCGCTAACCTCGGCTACGGCAGCATGACCAATCCACTTCATGGTGGTGATAATCTGCCATTAATACTTATCCCCGATATCGCATACTATGGCGAGTCTTGGTATTTTGACAATGCGCAACTAGGCTACACCTTTGTTGAACACTCCGAACATGTGCTTAGTGTCGTCACTGAATTTAACCCTGAAACCCGTTTTTTTGTTGATTGGCACCCGAGCCGCGTCTTCGCTTTACAAGGGAATTCTTTCGCTAGTATGGAGATGGATGGCCCACGGGTCGTTGATATTCACGATGTACGAAAGCGTCAGTGGGCATTAGATGTAGGCTTGGAGTACCATTACTTTTCCAGCGCCGGGCAAGTCACCGTTAATGCGCTGGCGGATACCACCAGTGTCTATAATGGTTGGCGCGCGGATATTAGTTGGCGTAACAGTTATCGTATGCAGCGGTGGATCGTCGAACCGACGGTGGGTATCAAGTACGCTAATGCAGAAATGAATACCTACTTTTATGGCCTACAACAGCAAGAGGTGACCGGGCTAGATGCGTTGAGCCTAGGCAGCACTTTACAGCCCTATGCCAACATTGATGTCAGCTTTATATTGAATAAGCGCAATGCGCTACGCTTTCATGTGGGTTATATTGACTACCATA